The following is a genomic window from Candidatus Desulfatibia profunda.
CATCCAGCTGGTCAATCCGATGACAATCATAATATTGTAGATGCTTGCCGGGAGCAGGGCAACTACCGTAAGGATCAGGAAAAAGCTCGGGAAACAGAGCATGATATCCACAATACGCATGATCAGCGTATCAACCGAAACGGCCTGTTTGCGAAAAAGGAGCACCCAGGCCGGCAGGGACTGATGCTTGTGTCCGTTGGCTGCCGGGACGGAAAACAGCATAACGGCCAGGCCTGAAAGTATCAGTGCAATACCGAAAAGAACACGATCGGCGGCAACCAGGCCGGCGCCGGCAACCAAAAGACACGTCAAAAGGATGTGATCGGTCCGGATATGATGTTGTCCGAAGTAGCCCGCGATGCCGCCCAGGAAAATTCCGATGAGCACGGCTATGCCGACGGCCACAAATCCGACGGTCAAGGAAACCCAGGCCCCCTGGAGCATTCTGGCAAACACATCGCGCCCCAAATCATCGGTTCCCATCAGATAAAGACCCAGGCCGGGAACCTCATTGGGGCGCAGGGATGCAAGGTTCGGTCTGGCAAGCGGCGGACGCAACTTTTCCTGGAGACGCACCAGGGCGGGATCGAACACCGGGTTCGTACCGGAGGTTAAAACAAGGCCGATGAGGGCACTCAAGAAAAAAAGGATGAAAATAAACAGCCCCACAATGGCCATCCGATTTTGTCTGAACAGGAGCCAGAATGCCTTCCAACGGGTCTGTTTGGGAGCCAGGGGCGCGTCAAATTGAAA
Proteins encoded in this region:
- a CDS encoding ABC transporter permease: MNLEEGLNKDFQFDAPLAPKQTRWKAFWLLFRQNRMAIVGLFIFILFFLSALIGLVLTSGTNPVFDPALVRLQEKLRPPLARPNLASLRPNEVPGLGLYLMGTDDLGRDVFARMLQGAWVSLTVGFVAVGIAVLIGIFLGGIAGYFGQHHIRTDHILLTCLLVAGAGLVAADRVLFGIALILSGLAVMLFSVPAANGHKHQSLPAWVLLFRKQAVSVDTLIMRIVDIMLCFPSFFLILTVVALLPASIYNIMIVIGLTSWMGTTRFVRAEFLSLRELDFVAAARALGVGNFRIIFRHMMPNAIAPVLVSATIGIASAILTEAGLSFLGFGVPPPHATWGNILADGKNFIFDAPWLTFIPGIAILVVVLSFNLFGEGLRDILNPKLRERQ